Proteins encoded within one genomic window of Anopheles gambiae chromosome 3, idAnoGambNW_F1_1, whole genome shotgun sequence:
- the LOC1279218 gene encoding uncharacterized protein LOC1279218 — protein MSWLKSPLYGQYQNDIRIVTFYHQTDTVDIMSMYIRQNHFTLRIVTAIYFLPVSYNQTTQRFVQQRTNLVSFGVGILLSFTFFYHDIFIQNVFFANLPPFAFAIVLLELLLYTIVPFCVVLNNLFYRKRWTDLLNVLFADDSVLDTTNVTMSGAYFLYISVLSILLVTLELCNLFALETLSHKMLTTTFVLRYTGMIHFLYLFHMCVSMVGLRMEQLKMLFHHKQTEDEFEYYLGLFMAKFERYVMLIEQINRCFSLPIVTMLALGMVELAYLVFECFYTYNAGSPDSEMYNGFTDWAFSQFWQSMYCHFLVLTVSSCEQTRKTVRNYIEYARKSVIFVVCRVVRFHQLKFTS, from the coding sequence ATGAGTTGGTTAAAGTCACCCCTGTATGGCCAGTACCAGAATGACATTCGGATAGTAACATTCTATCATCAAACAGACACGGTTGACATAATGTCTATGTACATTCGCCAGAACCATTTTACATTGCGCATCGTTACAGCGATTTACTTTCTACCCGTCAGCTACAACCAAACGACACAACGTTTCGTCCAGCAGCGCACCAATCTCGTTTCGTTTGGCGTTGGAATATTACTATCGTTTACCTTCTTTTATCatgatatttttattcaaaatgtttttttcgcAAACCTACCACCgtttgcatttgcaatcgTACTGCTAGAACTGCTACTGTACACCATCGTACCGTTCTGTGTAGTGTTGAACAATTTATTCTATCGCAAGCGATGGACAGACCTGTTGAACGTTCTTTTTGCAGACGATAGTGTGCTCGATACCACAAACGTCACGATGAGCGGTGCGTATTTTCTGTACATCAGCGTCTTGAGCATACTGCTGGTAACTCTCGAATTGTGCAACCTTTTTGCATTGGAAACGCTCTCACACAAAATGTTGACCACAACGTTTGTGTTACGGTATACGGGTATGATACACTTCCTGTATCTTTTCCATATGTGCGTCAGCATGGTGGGCTTGCGGATGGAACAGCTGAAAATGCTTTTCCATCACAAACAAACCGAGGACGAGTTTGAGTATTACCTCGGACTTTTTATGGCAAAATTTGAACGATACGTGATGCTAATAGAACAGATCAATCGATGCTTTTCTCTTCCAATCGTCACTATGTTGGCGCTGGGAATGGTAGAGCTGGCATATCTTGTGTTCGAGTGCTTTTACACGTACAACGCCGGTTCACCGGATAGTGAAATGTATAATGGTTTTACGGATTGGGCATTCAGCCAGTTCTGGCAATCGATGTACTGCCACTTTTTGGTGCTGACCGTTTCATCTTGCGAGCAGACAAGGAAAACGGTAAGAAATTATATAGAATATGCACGTAAATCGGTCATCTTTGTGGTGTGCCGTGTGGTTCGATTTCATCAACTCAAATTCACTTCataa